In Eremothecium gossypii ATCC 10895 chromosome III, complete sequence, the genomic window TGCTTCTTATCCTTCTTATTAGCTAACTTATCTTGGACATCTTGTAGGTCATGAATTAGCTTTCTCTCTCTCTTAACTTGCTCTGGATCTGGGGAGTCATCAATTTCCGTGAACTCTTCACTTAAGACTGCAACACCCAATCTTTTGAGTAAAGACGGAATATTCTTTCTGTACGCCATATGTCCCTCAACAAGTTCTGTACAATTCATATTCTCGATGCCTTCGATGCCTTCAATTGGGGATATACCAGCCACAGTTTTTAACCCACCTGCAGTTACCCTAAATAAATATCCAAGAATCCAGTCTTTATCAGAGTAGCCATTAACGAATCTACCACTCACAACTGCTCGTGCCATCACCATCTCGTCTCTATTATATACCAGAGGAGACCCAAACAAGTACACGTCCTCCACCAAACCAATAGCACCTTGCTTGCTTAGTTCCAACAAACAAGAATAAATAACCCTTGATCCAAGAGAAAACCCGACCAGAGAAATAGGCCTAGCTCCAAGATTCTGTGCCATTAATGTATCAGCCAATATTAGACCAGCGGCCCATGCTCGATCTAGCGACACATTCCATGGATTGTCTATAATGTAGCCTAGCTTCGATAGCAGATTTGGCACCTGAATCGCTGCCATGAGTGCCGTCAGGACGGTCGCGCCTAGTATCTGTTGAATTGTCTGAGTCACTATTTCACTGGCCAAGATATTGATTGTTTGACCAGTCGACTTCAGCATATCTGGTTCCCAGTGAAGCGAATATAAATCTCCTTCAATTGGATCAACCGGAGAGAATGGAAGTCTAACATCATCCTCTTTCCCAATCATCCATCCTGACACACTTACGATTAGACTGAGTCTCCTATTATTATGCAACGGCCTAAACTCAAATGTTTTAACGCTACCCATTCTTTTATTCATGGCCTTTCTTCCTATGTTACCACCTATCGCAGTACTAGATACCGCAACTATTGCAGTTCCTCCCGCACCGGTTAAAAATCCGGCAGCACCTGTAACGCCAATGGTAGATAATCCAGCCGCAAGACTTGCGCCTATGACAGGAGCCAGCAGCCCGCCTGATAGCCCCAGAACCAAGGAACCACCAATCGTGACCAATCCCACATACGCCAGTTTTTTCTTTCGGTTTTCTTTGCGCCGCTCATGCATATGGTTTTTCTCTATCCAAACCTGTTCATCTGTAGACTGCTCCAGATCTAAAGTGTCTATAACACGTTTCTCGAATTCACAAATATCGCCACGAGAAATATCTAGGACTTCAGCAAAGCGCATCAATAACGTCCTAGACCTGGAATCGTATACGGAATCGTGCACCAGCAAAAGAAACAGGTCACATATTATCGTCCATGAAACATCGATCTCAAGAGTTTGGTTTTTCTTCACCTCGTCTGGCATCATGATATCATCGCCGCTCTTCATCCACGGGTTCTCAATAACCTGAGTGGTCTTGAGACACTTGCACAAATCTTGCAGTCTTATCCCATGCATTGGCAGTTTCTGGATCATTTCAATCTCCTCGGCACTAACGCCCAGGTGAGCGTAGAGTCGCTGGCAGATAGTACTCTGCCACACCCCCATATTTTTCTGCAAAATATGCAAACGATGCGCAAGCTTCTTGCTTGAGGTTACATTCTTTGAGCATAAACAAAGCTCTGCCAGATTGGTACATGTTTGGTTAGCCAGAACCGTAACAGCCCCTAGATAAGCAAACTTCGCGCGGTCGTTCAACAGCGTCTTCGTCAGCACAAGCTGTTCGCCGGCAGATCGTATGCCAACAGGGGTACTGTCTCTGTCGTCATATATGGTGATATCTTCAGCAACAGCAGAGCCCATAGAGCTGCCCGCGGCGGTCTTCCTGAATAGGAAATCGGTCTTCTTATTCGTTGCATACGCGCGTTGCGCTTGCTCCTCGCCGGCTGCCTTCGTATATCCGAACGCGCCACAATCCTTCCCGCGGACTGATGAGTCCAGCGAAGCTGCAGAATCCATACCGGAAATGTCTACTGGGCTATCCGATAACCGCGTTACCGCCAGCTCGCCGCGTTCGTCGTAAACATCGTACGACGCAATCGCAGGCATGGGCTGCCAGTCCTCGTCGGACGACTCCGCCTCCTGGTACACCGTCTCAAGCGTCGAAGTCGCCGGTGTCACCGGGGCCACGCTGCTTCTGGGTGATTCTTGCTCCTGAGGGCTAGCGCTGCAGGCCGAGGCATCACCCGAATTCGCGGCTCGCAATTTGCTCCGCCGCCGAGAGTCGCTCAGCGCCCGCTTCACCATGCTGGGCACGTCTATGCCTTGGTCTGCGACGTCCTTGGTACTCCGCATATGCTCTCCCCCCCTACGCTCTGCACTCGGCAACGCAGAGCCTGCTGCGCCCTTGACTATGTGGCTCCCACTGCCTATCTTGAGCTCCCGCAACCCCGAAGTCAGATTGTCATCACGCCTGCCCATAGCTCAACTACTCCACTTGTTTCCAGGTTCCAGCTAACAGGAACCACACTAGTAACCTACCGCCCAATATCGCTAACATGCTGAATACCTAATAGCTTATGCAGACCCATCTTGATCAAGCAGCATGGTCACGTGGTCATTGACTGTACATCCATACATCCAAAACCCACACACTAAATATTACCTATTTTGGACAAGTGATACCCAAGCGCATAGGCTACTGGAAAATCACGATCACTAGGCCGCGCATTAGAGGCATAAGCTTGCCCTCTGTACAGTCTCAGACAGTAGTTGCAAGCACTTCATCGACAAAAATGGCTCCAAACGTATGTGAACTTTGCCGTGGGGCATACTGAGTTTTGGAAACACCTATTCGATCTATTAAGGAACACCACCGTCCTTGCGGGATGGCTGGGGTGCATATATGCTATGCTGTATTTTAATTATTCACCGTTTGGCAAGGGCACGGTGATTGTTAATAGCAGTAGGCTTCCAAAAAGGATGAGGATCGAGTACTAACGTGTTGCTGCAGACCTCCAGAAAGCAAAAGATCACCAAGACCTTCACCGTCGACGTCTCGTCTCCAACTGAGAACGGTGTGTTCGACCCAGCTTCCTACGCCAAGTACTTGGTGGAGCACATCAAGGTTGACGGCCACTTGGGCAACTTGGGCAACGCCATCACTGTTGAGGAGAACGGCACTACTGTGACCATTGTGTCCACTGCCAAGTTCTCTGGTAAGTACTTGAAGTACTTGACCAAGAAGTACTTGAAGAAGAACCAGTTGAGAGACTGGATCAGATTCGTCTCTAGCAAGACCAATGAGTACAAGTTGACCTTCTACCAGGTCACTCCAGAGGAtgaggaggacgaggaaTAAATGTTCGAGCGTATGTAACTAGCCGTACTGTAAGATTATTATTACCTTGTGTATTAGCGTGGCCTTGGTTGGGTCGCGTTTCCGAGGCGGGTCTCTACATAGTTAATCCGATGGGCGTGTCGGACTGCTCCGTTTGCATATCACCCCGCGCACAATGTCAAAGGCGCTGCCCGTCCACCATAGCGGCACGCTCCCGCCCCAGCAACTGGCGGACCTGTTCAAAGACGCTTTCCGCGGGGAGCTGTACGGCGAACACCAGGATGAGCTGGCCGAGACGGTCCAGCAGGTGAAGGGCGACCTGTACAACCGGGACTACATCGCGGCGTTCGACTCGCAGGAGAAGCGCGCAGCATACTGCTGCCGCTGGTCGCCGTCGCGCGCCGTGGCGTACTCTTCCCTCTTCGCACACCTGGCGCCCGTGCGCAACGTCTTGACCTGCGCTGGCGGCACCTCCCGCAACGTTCTCTGcgtcggcggcggcgcgggcggggagctcgtcgccgccgccaaCCTGTTTACCGCGACCCGCGACTTCGATGCCCGGCACCGTCCGGACGCCCCTGCAGACGCAAACGCCGCCCGCCTCGCCATCCGCATCGTTGACATCGCGGACTGGTCCGCCGTCGTTGACCGCgtggccgccgccgtccGCTCCTCGTGGCTCTTCCACTTGGCCCCCGCGCTGGACGTCGCCTTCGCACACACCGATATCCTGCAGCCTGCCGCATCTCTCGGCCTGCCGTCACTCGACCTCCTCACGCTGCTCTTTACCACCAACGAGCTCTTCCTGGAGAACAGGGCAGCCACTGTTCGTCTCTTCCAGCGCCTCAACGCAGAGTGCCGCTCTGGCTGTCTGCTGCTTATCGTCGAGAGCGCTGGCAGCTACTCCCACATCACCGTGGGCTCTAAGAAGTTCCCAGTGCAGTTTCTCATCGacacgctgctgctcgggccgcgcggccgtGAAGCTGGCGGCCCCTGGACCCTCCTGTCCGAGAGCGATGCCCTCTGGTATCGCGGTGATCCGGCTGTGGACTACCCAGTCAAGCTAGAGAACATGCGCTTTTTCTACAGACTCTATGTAAAGAAGTAGGGCTAAGCCATCGCCACCCATGTCCCACAGGAATACGCAATTGTCCGTCTCTCAGCGTCCCAGTTACCACCAATGCGGAGCTCATCGCATTGAAGGATTTCCATGCCATAAATTTCAGATCATGACATACGTAACTGTAACCTGATGTGCTGACCCTCGGGGATGATAACTACATATCAGCAACTCGGCTTCTGGCCTGTTACTTATAATAGGTTTAGTTGCAGGAGGTAGACTTTAACATTTTCGTTAGAAATGTCGTTCTTCAACTCACTGAAGTATGTAATCACGGTACAACAGGTCTATTGCGGGTAGCAGAGTACTAACTAGGAGTTCGCCGCAGGGGATTGGGAAGAACAAGCAAAAAGAACAAGAGCTCGCCCACAAGGCCTCCTCAAACATCGGTCAGCGGTTCTGTATACGGGTCGCCGCAGGCGAACGGGTCGCGGATGTCGGTGAGCAAGGCGAGGTCACCGACGCAGCGGTCTGTGGTGCAGGCAGCCGCAGCGGACAAGGTGGAATCGCAGCAGGTGATGTTCCTGAGCGAGCCGTTTGTGCGGACGGCGCTGGTGAAGGGCTCGTTCAAGACGATTGTGCAGCTGCCCAAGTACGTTGATGTGGGCGAGTGGATCGCGCTGAATATCTTCGAGTTTTACACGAACCTGAACCAGTTCTATGGTGTGATCGCAGAATACGTGACGGCGGAGGCGTACCCGACGATGAATGCGGGCCCACGGGTGGAGTACCTGTGGCTGGACGCGAACTCGAGACAGGTCGCGCTACCTGCGGGGCAGTATATCGACCTGGCCCTGACCTGGATAAACAACAAAGTGAACGACAAGACGCTATTTCCGACCAAGAGCGGGCTTCCATTTGCGCAGCATTTCATCAGAGACATGCAGCGGATAATGATACAGATGTTTCGGATATTTGCGCATATCTACCACCATCACTTCGACAAGTTTGTGCATCTGTCGCTGGAGGCGCACTGGAACTCTTTTTTTGCACACTTTGTTAGCTTTGCCAAGGAGTTCAATCTGCTAGATCGGAAAGAAATGGCGCCGCTGGAACTGCTGATCGAGAGTTTCGAACGGCAGGGCAAGATTATCTGACGTTGTACGACTGCCTGGTAGGAAGCTAATCCTGCAAATAATCAGCTGCTTTCCGCAGAAGGATTATGCAGCCCAAGAGAAGGGTTGAATAATTTATCCCTTTATTCAGCCTACGTGAGTATATACAAGTTAGAAAATATAGATATAATTGATAAAAGCAACTAAATTTTCATGTAAAGTCGTTGCTATGAGGTTATGAACATGATCAATAACTTTCTGCAAGTGGGTTCAAGAAAAGAAGTACTTACTGTTCACCAACTGCCGGATATCGTAACTTCCCTTTGGAGGAATACCAGAGAACTTCAATGGGACTAAGGCGCAGACAGACTGATGGGTGGAAGTTTCCATATCAGTAGTGTCTTTGTCAGACATGAAAGACACAGTAGTGACCATACGCTCGCCCTCCGCACGTAGCACTGGGTCCTCTGAATTTAGCAGATTTTGCCTTTTACGTTCCATTTCCAGCTCGTCCTTCATTGTAATCGGCCGACCCAAAGACTTCGAAAGCCGAGACCTTAGTAGTAAAAGCTCTTGACCCAGCTCGCTGCGCTTTTTTATCCTTTTAACCTCAAGGTAGTTTTTATAGCGGGCGTCAAATTCGTTTTTTAATCTTTGGATAAGGTCAACCTGATGCATTTTGACAAACTCGTTTCTAAGCGCTTTATTCATCTTTGGAACATCACTGGCATGCGTCCAATAAGAATCGTGAACGGCCGCGAACTGTAAGCCTAACCTACCACATTCTATCGCGGATAAAAGCATATGCGATGCGTCTAATGAGTG contains:
- the MIL1 gene encoding Mil1p (Syntenic homolog of Saccharomyces cerevisiae YFL034W); the encoded protein is MGRRDDNLTSGLRELKIGSGSHIVKGAAGSALPSAERRGGEHMRSTKDVADQGIDVPSMVKRALSDSRRRSKLRAANSGDASACSASPQEQESPRSSVAPVTPATSTLETVYQEAESSDEDWQPMPAIASYDVYDERGELAVTRLSDSPVDISGMDSAASLDSSVRGKDCGAFGYTKAAGEEQAQRAYATNKKTDFLFRKTAAGSSMGSAVAEDITIYDDRDSTPVGIRSAGEQLVLTKTLLNDRAKFAYLGAVTVLANQTCTNLAELCLCSKNVTSSKKLAHRLHILQKNMGVWQSTICQRLYAHLGVSAEEIEMIQKLPMHGIRLQDLCKCLKTTQVIENPWMKSGDDIMMPDEVKKNQTLEIDVSWTIICDLFLLLVHDSVYDSRSRTLLMRFAEVLDISRGDICEFEKRVIDTLDLEQSTDEQVWIEKNHMHERRKENRKKKLAYVGLVTIGGSLVLGLSGGLLAPVIGASLAAGLSTIGVTGAAGFLTGAGGTAIVAVSSTAIGGNIGRKAMNKRMGSVKTFEFRPLHNNRRLSLIVSVSGWMIGKEDDVRLPFSPVDPIEGDLYSLHWEPDMLKSTGQTINILASEIVTQTIQQILGATVLTALMAAIQVPNLLSKLGYIIDNPWNVSLDRAWAAGLILADTLMAQNLGARPISLVGFSLGSRVIYSCLLELSKQGAIGLVEDVYLFGSPLVYNRDEMVMARAVVSGRFVNGYSDKDWILGYLFRVTAGGLKTVAGISPIEGIEGIENMNCTELVEGHMAYRKNIPSLLKRLGVAVLSEEFTEIDDSPDPEQVKRERKLIHDLQDVQDKLANKKDKKQKGTWVSKWFKPKREQWQEMYEDSLRNNAAAATTTNGAVAPTVQSEQSCQTLEDASPIIDTDALVEELQYLKEVVDKEMTNYKDVNDLMKDVAEHAQRGLRRTDIALSDDEFGNEENVTYAFADDI
- the RPL22B gene encoding 60S ribosomal protein eL22 (Syntenic homolog of Saccharomyces cerevisiae YLR061W (RPL22A) and YFL034C-A (RPL22B); 1-intron); its protein translation is MAPNTSRKQKITKTFTVDVSSPTENGVFDPASYAKYLVEHIKVDGHLGNLGNAITVEENGTTVTIVSTAKFSGKYLKYLTKKYLKKNQLRDWIRFVSSKTNEYKLTFYQVTPEDEEDEE
- the BMT6 gene encoding 25S rRNA (uracil2843-N3)-methyltransferase (Syntenic homolog of Saccharomyces cerevisiae YLR063W), encoding MSKALPVHHSGTLPPQQLADLFKDAFRGELYGEHQDELAETVQQVKGDLYNRDYIAAFDSQEKRAAYCCRWSPSRAVAYSSLFAHLAPVRNVLTCAGGTSRNVLCVGGGAGGELVAAANLFTATRDFDARHRPDAPADANAARLAIRIVDIADWSAVVDRVAAAVRSSWLFHLAPALDVAFAHTDILQPAASLGLPSLDLLTLLFTTNELFLENRAATVRLFQRLNAECRSGCLLLIVESAGSYSHITVGSKKFPVQFLIDTLLLGPRGREAGGPWTLLSESDALWYRGDPAVDYPVKLENMRFFYRLYVKK
- the MOB2 gene encoding Mob2p (Syntenic homolog of Saccharomyces cerevisiae YFL034C-B (MOB2); 1-intron) yields the protein MSFFNSLKGLGRTSKKNKSSPTRPPQTSVSGSVYGSPQANGSRMSVSKARSPTQRSVVQAAAADKVESQQVMFLSEPFVRTALVKGSFKTIVQLPKYVDVGEWIALNIFEFYTNLNQFYGVIAEYVTAEAYPTMNAGPRVEYLWLDANSRQVALPAGQYIDLALTWINNKVNDKTLFPTKSGLPFAQHFIRDMQRIMIQMFRIFAHIYHHHFDKFVHLSLEAHWNSFFAHFVSFAKEFNLLDRKEMAPLELLIESFERQGKII